ACCGCCGCGGTCCGCGCGCTGGCCGACGAACTCCACGACAACCCCGACGCCGACCTCGTGGAGATCAACGTCGCGGACTTCTTCGACATGACGAAAAAGGAGGTCAGCGAGGACGACCGCTTCTCGCAGTTCATCGACAGCAAACGCCGCCGGGAGTCCTCGAAGGCGGATCTGATCAACCACGTCCTCAAGGAGTCTGCGAGCTACCAGCCGGTGTCGGGCAACTACAAGACGGTCCTGCTGGACAACGCCGAGGGCGTCCGCGAGGACTTCCAGCAGGCGCTCCGTCGGGTGATGGAGCAGTACTACGAAGCGACGCAGTTCGTCATCGCGACGCGCCAGCCCTCCGCGCTGATCCCGCCGATCCGCTCGCGGTGTTTCCCCGTCGCCGTCCGCAAACCCACCCACGACGAGACCGTGGCCGTGCTGGAGGACATCGTCGAGAGCGAGGACGCCGACTACGACGACGAGGGCATCGAGTACGTCGCGGGGTACGCCGACGGTGACCTCCGGGAGGCGATCCTGGCCGCCCAGACCACCTACGAGCAGGAGGGCGAGATCACGATGAACACCGCCTACGAGGTGCTGGGGTCGCTCGGCGCCGACGAGCGCGTCCAAGAGATGATCACCGCCGCCGAGGCCGGCGAGTTCACCGACGCCCGGTCGACGCTGGACGACCTGCTCGTCGACGAGGGCCACAGCGGCGAGGAGGTGCTGGAGGACGTGCTCACGGTCGCCCGGTCGCGATATTCGGGCGCGGATCTGGCCCGAGTCCACAAACTGGCCGGCGAGATCGACGTGGACCTCCACGAGGGCACGAGCGACCGCATCCACATCTCGCACCTGCTCGCCGAACTCGGCGAGATGCGCACGTAGTCGCGCCGGCCCCGTGGCCGAGGCGGCTCACTCCGTCTCGACCTCGAAGCGCGCCCCGCCGTCGTCGCTCTCGATCACCGCGACCCCGGCTGGCCCCGCACGAGGTAGCTCCGTCCGTCGATCAGCCCGCCCTCGAGGCCGTCTGCCACGGTTTCCACGCGTGTGAGTGAGCCGCCGTCGGCAGTCATAGAAGCGACTTCGGTGAGATACGTATCAACGTACCGCGCACATTTCGGATCGTGATAGCGATCGCGGGCCGCGGTCGCGGCGCCGGCGGGCGGTCGCCACGGCCGACGGCCGTGCGAGCGGTCCTGACCGGTTCGAAATCCTTTTACGCGCTTCGGGGGGAGTATTGGGCAACGAACCATGGACATCGACATCATCGAGGAAGACGAGAACCCGATGTTGCATCGGACGGACGTGCGCTTCGAGATGACCCACGACGAGGCGACGCCCTCGCGGCTCTCCGTGCGCGACTCCCTCGCTGCGAAGCTCAACAAGGACGCCGAGGAAGTCGTCGTCCACGAGCTCGACACAAAGTTCGGCATGCGCAAGACCGTCGGCTACGCGAAGGTCTACGACGACGCCGAGTACGCCCGCGACGTCGAGCAGGACCACATGCTCGAGCGCAACAAGATCGTCGCCGACGACGGCGAGGGCGAACAGGCGGAGGAAGCGTAGATGCCCCGCCACGAGTTCTACGACGAGGACGGCTCGACCGACCGCGAGCAGTGCCCGCGCTGCGGCGACACCTTCCTCGCCGACCACGGCGACCGCCAGCACTGCGGGAAGTGCGGCTATACCGAGTGGGAGTAAGGCGCCCGTTCTCCGCGGCTTTCGCCGCTTCGCAGCGACTCGAACCCGTCGGGAAGCGGCTCGTGTCCCGACCGGTGGCCTCGCTATAGGACCCCTCTGGGGGCGATGCCGCTCCGCGTCCGTTGTCCTGAGTGACACATTCATACCGCCGCCGCTCGAACGTCGAACGGGGGAGACCCACTCATGCCAGAGTTCGACGACAAGACAGCGATCGTGACCGGAGCGAGCGGCGGTATCGGCGAGGCGGCGGCGAAACGGTTCGCCGCGGAAGGCGCCTCGGTGGTCGTCGCCGACCTGAAAGTAGAGGAGGGGGAGGCGACCGTCGCCGACATCGAGGACGCGGGCGGCGAGGCGACGTTCGTCGAGACGGACGTGAGCGACCCCGCCGACGCCGGTGCGATGGTCGACGTGGCCGTCGACACCTACGGCGGCCTCGACTTCGCGTTCAACAACGCCGGGATCGAGGGCGAACGCGCGGCGACGAGCGACCAGCCGGTCGACAACTTCGAGCGGGTGATCGGCGTGAACCTGAAGGGCGTGTTCCTCGGGATGCGCGCGGAGATCCCGGTGATGCTCGACGACGGCGGCGGCGCGGTCGTCAACACCTCGTCGATCGCCGGCCGGCTCGGGTTCCCGGAGATCAGCCCCTACGTCGCCAGCAAGTTCGGCGTGATCGGCCTGACGAAGACCGCGGCGCTGGAGTACAGCGGCGAGGGCGTCCGCGTCAACGCGGTGTGTCCCGGCGTCATCGACACGCCGATGGTCCAGCGCTCGCAGGACGACGACCCAGAGATGATGGAGCAGACCGCCGCCGCGACGCCGATCGGCCGGATCGGCGAGCCGGCGGAGATCGGCGACGCCGCCGTCTGGCTCTGCTCCGAGGACGCCTCGTTCGTCACCGGCGAGGCGATGACGATCGACGGGGGGTACACGAGTCAGTAAGTCGACGCGGCGGTTCGCCCGCTCGAACCGGCCGGCCGCGGCGGTTGGGCGGAGCCGCCCCAGACCGAAGTCGTCTTTTCGCTGGCCGGCCGACGCGGTAGCAAGCGAATGGCTCCGACCTCGTCACCGACCGACGCGTCCGACGATATCCGCCGAGTCCTCGGGATCGAGGGGACGGCGTGGGCGGCCAGCGCCGCCGTCTACGAGGTCGAGACCGACGGGGTCACGATCGAGAGCGACCCGTACCAACCGGAGAGCGGCGGCATCCACCCCCGCGAGGCCGCCGAACACATGAGCGAGGCCGTCCCGAGCGTCGTCGAGACGATGCTCGCCGAGGCCCGAGCACAGGCGGCCGACGACGTGGGTCGCGCCCCCGAGGAGCCGCCGATCGACGCCGTCGCGTTCTCGCGCGGCCCCGGCCTGGGTCCCTGCCTGCGGATCGTCGGGACGGCGGCCCGCGCGGTCGCCCAGCGGTTCGACGTGCCGCTGGTCGGCGTCAACCACATGGTCGCCCACCTGGAGGTCGGGCGCCACTACTCGGGCTTCGACGCGCCCGTCTGTCTCAACGCCAGCGGCGCCAACGCACACGTCCTCGCGTTCCGAAACGGCCGCTATCGCGTCCTCGGGGAGACGATGGACACCGGCGTCGGCAACGCGCTGGACAAGTTCACCCGCCACGTCGGCTGGTCCCACCCCGGCGGGCCGAAGGTCGAGGCCCACGCGAAGGAGGGAGAGTACGTCGACCTGCCCTACGTCGTCAAGGGGATGGACTTCTCGTTCTCGGGGATCATGAGCGCCGCCAAAGACGAGTACGACGCCGGGACGCCCGTCGAGGACGTCTGTCGCGGCCTGGAGGAGACGGTCTTCGCGATGCTGACGGAGGTCAGCGAGCGGGCGCTGTCGCTGACCGGCCGCGAGGAACTCGTCCTCGGCGGGGGCGTCGGGCAGAACGAGCGCCTCCAGGGGATGCTCCGGGAGATGTGCGAGCAGCGCGGCGCCGAGTTGCACGTCCCCGAGAACCGGTTCCTGCGGGACAACGCGGGGATGATCGCGGTGCTGGGCGCGAAGATGGCCGCGGCGGGCGACACGCTCGCTATCGAGGCGTCGGCCATCGACTCCGACTTCCGACCCGACGAGGTGGCGGTGAGCTGGCGGGCCGGCGATTCCGAGGCCGATCCGGCGCCGGCGGCGTCGACGCGCGTCGACGCGGGCGAGACGGCCGCACAGCAGGGCGCGGAGGCGACCGTCTCGGTCGAGGGCGACCGCGTCGTCAAGCGGCGGGTCCCCCGCTCCTATCGACACCCCGCGCTGGACGAGCGACTGCGCCGCGAGCGGACGCGCGTCGAGGCGCGACTCACCAGCGAGGCGCGCCGCTGTGGCGTCCCGACGCCGCTCGTGCTCGACGTGGACACCGCCGAGTCGACGATCGTCTTCCAGCGGGTCGGCGACCGCGACCTCGACGCCGGGCTGACCGCCGAGCGGGCGCGAGCGGTCGGGCGACATCTCGCGACGATCCACGACGCCGGCTTCGTCCACGGCGACCCGACGACGCGGAACGTTCGCGTGGGGTCGGCCGGCGGCGGAGCCGCGGGGGAGTCGTCCGCGGACGGGGACGACCGCGTCTTCCTCATCGACTTCGGGCTGGGCTATCACACCGGTCACGAGGAGGATCACGCGATGGATCTGCACGTCTTCGCCCAGAGCCTCGCCGGGACGGCCGACGACGCCGACCGACTGCAGGCCGCCGCCGAGGACGCCTACCGCGCGACCAGCGAGCGGGGCGAGACCGTCCTCGACCGCCTCCGGGCGGTCGAGGGGCGGGGCCGCTACCAGTGACCGACGGCGACCGACCCGGGTTCCGGGATCACGGCCGGTCCCGCGACCGCCGCGACCGCCCGGTCGACCCCGTTCCTGT
The window above is part of the Halosimplex rubrum genome. Proteins encoded here:
- a CDS encoding AAA family ATPase — its product is MADEDGDDGTGAVEGPLWTETHAPALSDLPQPAVRDHLESVVSEPMNLLVHGPKGAGKTAAVRALADELHDNPDADLVEINVADFFDMTKKEVSEDDRFSQFIDSKRRRESSKADLINHVLKESASYQPVSGNYKTVLLDNAEGVREDFQQALRRVMEQYYEATQFVIATRQPSALIPPIRSRCFPVAVRKPTHDETVAVLEDIVESEDADYDDEGIEYVAGYADGDLREAILAAQTTYEQEGEITMNTAYEVLGSLGADERVQEMITAAEAGEFTDARSTLDDLLVDEGHSGEEVLEDVLTVARSRYSGADLARVHKLAGEIDVDLHEGTSDRIHISHLLAELGEMRT
- a CDS encoding 30S ribosomal protein S24e, whose product is MDIDIIEEDENPMLHRTDVRFEMTHDEATPSRLSVRDSLAAKLNKDAEEVVVHELDTKFGMRKTVGYAKVYDDAEYARDVEQDHMLERNKIVADDGEGEQAEEA
- a CDS encoding 30S ribosomal protein S27ae, which translates into the protein MPRHEFYDEDGSTDREQCPRCGDTFLADHGDRQHCGKCGYTEWE
- a CDS encoding glucose 1-dehydrogenase, with the translated sequence MPEFDDKTAIVTGASGGIGEAAAKRFAAEGASVVVADLKVEEGEATVADIEDAGGEATFVETDVSDPADAGAMVDVAVDTYGGLDFAFNNAGIEGERAATSDQPVDNFERVIGVNLKGVFLGMRAEIPVMLDDGGGAVVNTSSIAGRLGFPEISPYVASKFGVIGLTKTAALEYSGEGVRVNAVCPGVIDTPMVQRSQDDDPEMMEQTAAATPIGRIGEPAEIGDAAVWLCSEDASFVTGEAMTIDGGYTSQ
- a CDS encoding bifunctional N(6)-L-threonylcarbamoyladenine synthase/serine/threonine protein kinase: MAPTSSPTDASDDIRRVLGIEGTAWAASAAVYEVETDGVTIESDPYQPESGGIHPREAAEHMSEAVPSVVETMLAEARAQAADDVGRAPEEPPIDAVAFSRGPGLGPCLRIVGTAARAVAQRFDVPLVGVNHMVAHLEVGRHYSGFDAPVCLNASGANAHVLAFRNGRYRVLGETMDTGVGNALDKFTRHVGWSHPGGPKVEAHAKEGEYVDLPYVVKGMDFSFSGIMSAAKDEYDAGTPVEDVCRGLEETVFAMLTEVSERALSLTGREELVLGGGVGQNERLQGMLREMCEQRGAELHVPENRFLRDNAGMIAVLGAKMAAAGDTLAIEASAIDSDFRPDEVAVSWRAGDSEADPAPAASTRVDAGETAAQQGAEATVSVEGDRVVKRRVPRSYRHPALDERLRRERTRVEARLTSEARRCGVPTPLVLDVDTAESTIVFQRVGDRDLDAGLTAERARAVGRHLATIHDAGFVHGDPTTRNVRVGSAGGGAAGESSADGDDRVFLIDFGLGYHTGHEEDHAMDLHVFAQSLAGTADDADRLQAAAEDAYRATSERGETVLDRLRAVEGRGRYQ